The Erigeron canadensis isolate Cc75 chromosome 4, C_canadensis_v1, whole genome shotgun sequence genome window below encodes:
- the LOC122595456 gene encoding beta-galactosidase 1-like — protein MLRSNLMLVVILCFCVYLCNGSVSYDHKAISINGQRKILISGSIHYPRSTPEMWPDLIQKAKEGGLDVIQTYVFWNGHEPQPGQYYFEDRYDLVKFIKLIKQAGLYAHLRIGPYACAEWNFGGFPVWLKYVPGISFRTDNGPFKAAMEKFTRHIVNMMKANGLYETQGGPIILSQIENEYGPMEYELGAPARAYTKWAAQMAVGLGTGVPWVMCKQDDAPDPVINTCNGFYCDYFSPNKNFKPKMWTEAWTGWFTEFGGAVPYRPAEDLAYSIAKFIQTGGSFVNYYMYHGGTNFGRTAGGPFIATSYDYDAPLDEYGLKREAKWGHLKDLHRAIKLCEPALVNGDPTIVNLGNYQKAYVYNYKAGGCAAFLSNNNRAAYATVNFRNQRYNLPPWSISILPDCRNTAYNTARVGAQTSLMQMTSAGGGFAWQSFNDETESYNDNAYTTVGLLEQLNVTRDSSDYLWYSTDVKVGSNEGFLRSGKWPTLTVLSAGHALHVFINGELSGTVYGSQKNPKLTFNKAVNLRAGVNKISLLSIAVGLPNIGPHFETWNAGVLGPVTLYGLNDGKRDLTWQKWSYKVGLKGEILSLHSLTGSSSVEWIQGSLVSQRQPLTWYKTIFNAPSGNEPLALDMSSMGKGQIWINGQSIGRYWPAYKARGSCSTCSYAGYFDENKCLSKCGEASQKWYHVPRSWLKPRGNLLVVFEELGGIPYGISLVKRSVYSVCADIYEWQPSLMNYQMQASGKVTKPLRPKAHLSCSPGQKISSIKFASFGTPLGGCGSYSEGSCHAHNSYDAFNKLCIGQQSCTVPVTPEIFGGDPCPKVMKKLSVEAICS, from the exons ATGTTGAGGTCTAATTTAATGTTGGTGGTTATATTgtgtttttgtgtttatttatgTAATGGGTCTGTTTCATATGACCATAAAGCTATTTCCATTAATGGCCAAAGAAAAATTCTTATTTCTGGATCCATTCATTATCCAAGAAGCACCCCTGAG ATGTGGCCAGATCTTATTCAGAAGGCAAAAGAAGGAGGGTTGGATGTTATTCAAACTTATGTTTTTTGGAATGGGCATGAACCTCAACCCGGTCAA TATTATTTTGAAGATAGGTATGATTTAGTGAAGTTCATTAAGCTAATTAAGCAAGCTGGACTCTATGCCCATCTCAGAATTGGTCCTTATGCTTGTGCTGAATGGAACTTtgg GGGGTTTCCTGTTTGGCTAAAATATGTTCCAGGAATTAGTTTCAGAACAGATAATGGTCCTTTTAAG GCTGCTATGGAAAAGTTCACAAGGCACATAGTGAATATGATGAAAGCAAATGGATTATATGAGACTCAAGGTGGTCCAATTATTTTATCTCAG ATTGAAAACGAATATGGACCGATGGAATATGAACTTGGTGCACCTGCTCGAGCCTATACGAAATGGGCTGCTCAAATGGCTGTGGGTCTAGGCACTGGTGTCCCATGGGTCATGTGCAAGCAAGATGATGCTCCTGACCCCGTT ATTAATACTTGCAATGGTTTTTACTGTGACTATTTCTCTCCCAACAAAAATTTCAAGCCGAAAATGTGGACTGAAGCTTGGACAGGATG GTTCACTGAGTTTGGAGGTGCGGTTCCTTATAGACCAGCTGAAGACTTGGCATATTCAATTGCTAAGTTTATTCAGACTGGTGGATCCTTTGTCAATTACTATATG TATCATGGAGGAACTAACTTTGGACGTACTGCGGGTGGCCCATTTATTGCTACAAGCTATGACTATGATGCTCCTCTTGATGAATATG GACTAAAACGGGAAGCTAAGTGGGGGCATCTGAAAGATCTTCATAGAGCTATAAAACTATGTGAGCCCGCTTTAGTGAACGGGGATCCCACTATTGTCAATCTTGGAAACTATCAAAAG GCATATGTTTACAATTACAAGGCTGGAGGCTGTGctgctttcctttcaaataaTAACAGAGCTGCTTATGCAACTGTAAACTTCAGAAATCAGCGTTACAATCTTCCTCCTTGGTCTATAAGCATCCTCCCGGACTGCAGGAACACAGCTTATAATACTGCAAGG GTAGGTGCACAGACCTCACTGATGCAGATGACTTCAGCAGGTGGAGGATTTGCTTGGCAGTCATTTAATGATGAAACGGAATCATATAACGACAATGCGTATACAACAGTTGGGTTGTTGGAACAACTTAATGTCACTAGAGATTCTTCCGACTATTTGTGGTACTCGACAGA TGTCAAGGTTGGATCCAATGAGGGGTTCTTGAGAAGTGGCAAGTGGCCTACACTTACCGTATTATCTGCGGGTCATGCTTTGCATGTTTTCATTAACGGTGAACTATCAG GAACTGTTTATGGAAGTCAAAAGAATCCAAAATTAACTTTCAATAAAGCGGTGAATCTAAGAGCAGGTGTGAACAAGATTTCACTACTAAGCATTGCAGTTGGTCTCCCG AATATTGGTCCACATTTTGAGACATGGAATGCCGGCGTTCTTGGTCCAGTCACACTCTATGGCCTCAATGACGGGAAGCGAGACTTGACTTGGCAAAAATGGTCTTATAAG GTCGGGCTTAAAGGTGAAATTCTAAGTCTTCACTCACTCACGGGTAGTTCATCTGTCGAATGGATTCAAGGTTCTTTGGTGTCTCAAAGGCAACCACTAACATGGTACAAG ACTATTTTCAATGCTCCATCGGGGAACGAACCTTTGGCTTTAGACATGAGCAGTATGGGGAAAGGTCAAATATGGATAAATGGGCAAAGTATTGGACGTTATTGGCCTGCTTACAAGGCACGTGGATCTTGTAGCACTTGTAGTTATGCTGGCTATTTTGATGAGAATAAATGCTTAAGTAAATGCGGTGAAGCTTCACAAAAATG GTATCACGTACCTCGGTCTTGGCTAAAACCAAGAGGGAACTTGCTGGTTGTTTTTGAAGAATTGGGAGGAATCCCATATGGTATATCATTGGTAAAGAGATCAGTTTACAGTGTGTGTGCTGATATATACGAGTGGCAACCATCATTAATGAATTATCAGATGCAAGCGTCTGGTAAAGTCACTAAACCGTTAAGGCCAAAAGCACACCTTTCGTGCAGCCCGGGTCAAAAGATATCTTCGATCAAATTTGCTAGCTTTGGCACCCCGTTAGGAGGTTGTGGTTCTTATAGTGAGGGTAGCTGCCATGCTCATAATTCCTATGATGCATTTAACAAG TTATGCATTGGACAACAATCATGCACAGTACCTGTAACTCCTGAGATATTTGGAGGAGATCCTTGCCCGAAAGTAATGAAGAAACTTTCGGTTGAAGCCATTTGCAGCTGA